From a single Bacillus pseudomycoides DSM 12442 genomic region:
- a CDS encoding ABC transporter permease has protein sequence MNDILWLIQKTLSVLLKNKKGLLIIMGLPIIGSLISFSIYGNVGQGKLNIGVVNKENQYIANDTVKFLEGLNHVKVSKIKESEVEDKLTSKKLDGVITLNKGFSQSVRDGKPSHIEVASIKGDQVTGFVKSYLYNYIDNIVAISKVAQNDQSTFDNMYAGYQKSSFKVKAETLQDISKNKDMTNQTVGYLIMFMLFSAVNLSELILKEKENRTYFRLLSTPIDGKKFILSNVAVNMIVLVVQIVVAVLFLTNVFHTNINMPFMVMIGVLMIFALVAIGMSLAIVSFAKNATSANAMQNIIITPTCLLAGCFFPFEIMPTSVQKIADFLPQRWLLDTIGKLQQGTPFADLYLNILILFAFAIAFFLIAIYKFGRNNDARNFM, from the coding sequence TTTATGGCTTATACAAAAAACATTATCTGTGCTTTTGAAAAATAAAAAAGGATTACTAATTATTATGGGTTTACCAATAATAGGGTCTTTAATTTCTTTTTCGATATATGGAAATGTAGGGCAAGGGAAGTTAAATATTGGGGTTGTAAATAAAGAAAATCAGTATATAGCAAATGATACGGTGAAGTTTTTAGAGGGATTAAATCATGTGAAAGTGAGTAAGATTAAGGAATCAGAAGTAGAAGATAAGCTTACTTCGAAAAAACTTGATGGAGTAATTACGTTAAATAAAGGTTTTTCACAAAGTGTTCGAGATGGGAAACCGAGTCATATTGAGGTTGCATCGATAAAAGGTGATCAAGTAACAGGGTTTGTAAAATCATACTTGTATAATTATATTGATAATATAGTTGCTATTAGTAAAGTCGCACAAAATGATCAAAGTACGTTTGATAACATGTATGCGGGTTATCAAAAAAGTTCATTTAAAGTAAAAGCTGAGACGCTTCAAGATATTTCAAAAAATAAAGATATGACGAATCAAACTGTCGGTTATCTCATTATGTTTATGTTGTTTTCAGCGGTGAATTTATCAGAACTCATTTTAAAGGAAAAAGAGAATAGAACGTATTTTAGATTATTATCAACACCGATAGATGGGAAAAAATTTATATTATCTAACGTAGCTGTTAATATGATTGTTTTAGTCGTTCAAATTGTTGTCGCAGTGTTATTTCTGACGAACGTTTTTCATACGAATATCAATATGCCATTTATGGTCATGATTGGCGTACTGATGATATTTGCTTTAGTAGCAATTGGTATGTCACTAGCCATTGTATCTTTTGCGAAAAATGCAACTTCTGCAAATGCTATGCAAAATATTATAATAACACCAACGTGCTTACTTGCCGGATGCTTCTTTCCGTTTGAAATTATGCCAACATCCGTGCAAAAAATAGCTGATTTTCTCCCTCAACGTTGGTTATTAGATACGATAGGAAAATTACAACAAGGGACGCCATTTGCAGATTTATATTTAAACATTTTAATTTTGTTTGCTTTTGCAATTGCCTTCTTCTTAATTGCGATTTATAAGTTTGGTCGTAATAATGACGCGAGGAATTTTATGTAA
- the cls gene encoding cardiolipin synthase: MAKKILRIISIIISVVIFLVVWMHIDVTLGRKVEADKNQRKEYAPRYSDFQLYVEGKTLYHQLFSDIKEAKDSIFTYFYIISNDKSSHTFLNLLKEKAEEGVQVYLSVDWINDLSFERKYKNELQASGVHFTYSRKPEFPFFFYSLHHRNHRRITTIDGKIGYSGGFNIGNEYLGKDKRFGYWRDYHVRLQGEGVTDLEEQFALDWKRDTSEEIARTAQSTIKGKTLHTMSSYNGHKVVTKYMELIKEAKRSIVIATPYFIPTDKELMNALIQARKRGVSVKILWSYKPDVPLIKEAAYPYIRQSIENGITVYGYKKGMFHGKAMILDNETTVIGTTNFTSRSFHINDEMDFYVYGGPMIQQINQALTQDFQDSKEITSSFFANLSFLEKCKEKIAWLVNYYL, from the coding sequence ATGGCAAAAAAGATATTACGTATTATTTCTATTATCATTAGTGTAGTGATTTTTCTAGTTGTTTGGATGCATATTGATGTAACGCTAGGAAGGAAAGTGGAAGCTGATAAAAACCAACGGAAAGAGTATGCTCCTCGTTATAGTGATTTTCAATTATATGTAGAGGGAAAAACGCTATATCATCAGCTTTTTTCCGATATAAAAGAAGCGAAAGATTCTATCTTCACGTATTTCTATATCATTTCGAATGATAAAAGTAGCCATACTTTCTTAAATTTGTTAAAGGAAAAAGCAGAAGAAGGGGTACAAGTATACTTATCGGTTGATTGGATTAATGATTTATCTTTTGAAAGAAAATATAAAAATGAATTGCAGGCAAGTGGTGTTCATTTTACATACAGCAGGAAACCGGAGTTCCCATTCTTTTTTTATTCGCTCCATCATCGTAATCATCGCCGTATTACAACGATAGATGGGAAAATAGGGTATAGTGGTGGTTTTAATATAGGTAATGAATACTTAGGGAAAGATAAGCGCTTTGGATATTGGCGAGATTATCATGTGCGATTGCAGGGAGAAGGGGTAACGGATTTAGAGGAGCAGTTTGCGTTAGATTGGAAACGGGATACTTCAGAGGAAATTGCAAGAACAGCTCAATCTACTATTAAAGGAAAGACGTTACACACTATGTCTAGTTATAATGGACATAAAGTTGTTACGAAGTATATGGAATTAATAAAAGAAGCAAAGCGTTCTATCGTGATTGCCACGCCCTATTTTATACCGACAGATAAAGAACTTATGAATGCTTTAATTCAGGCACGAAAGCGGGGAGTATCGGTAAAAATACTTTGGTCTTACAAACCGGACGTTCCGCTTATTAAAGAAGCAGCCTACCCATATATTCGTCAGTCAATTGAAAATGGAATCACTGTATATGGATATAAAAAGGGGATGTTTCATGGGAAAGCAATGATACTCGACAACGAAACAACTGTGATTGGTACAACAAATTTCACTTCGCGTAGTTTTCATATTAATGATGAGATGGATTTTTATGTATATGGTGGCCCGATGATTCAACAAATAAATCAAGCGTTAACACAAGATTTTCAAGATTCAAAGGAGATAACTTCATCATTCTTTGCAAATTTATCATTTTTAGAGAAGTGTAAAGAAAAAATAGCATGGTTGGTTAATTATTATTTATAG
- a CDS encoding GNAT family N-acetyltransferase encodes MNLHITKELNGTDKNNVNNRLYEYNLKYFPVDLRGRYQEINLFLKDENSKVRGGILGEICWNWLEIHTFIIDEDIRKLGYGTKLLLEIEQIALEKNCDFIKVDTLSFQALDFYKKHGYQEFGVLDNVGRDYKHYYLKKDL; translated from the coding sequence ATGAATTTACATATTACGAAAGAATTAAATGGAACTGATAAAAACAACGTTAACAATCGGCTTTATGAATATAATTTAAAGTATTTCCCAGTGGATTTAAGAGGTAGATACCAAGAGATTAATTTATTTCTTAAGGATGAAAACAGCAAGGTTCGCGGAGGAATATTAGGTGAAATTTGCTGGAATTGGTTAGAGATTCATACTTTTATAATTGATGAAGACATACGCAAACTAGGTTATGGGACTAAACTTTTATTAGAAATCGAACAAATAGCTTTAGAAAAGAATTGTGATTTCATAAAAGTGGATACTTTAAGCTTTCAAGCATTAGACTTTTATAAAAAGCACGGTTATCAAGAATTTGGTGTCCTTGATAATGTCGGCAGAGACTATAAACATTACTATTTAAAAAAAGACTTATAG
- a CDS encoding uridine kinase, which translates to MNRQTIIREIVERIFMVKLDHPLRVGVSGITASGKTTFANELQKEIHLQGGKAVRTSIDNFHNPRIVRYSQGKESAKGYYEDAHDYKAFAERLLIPLGPGGDMRYDMRSHDLETDMYIEPDPILASKDMVFIIDGTLLLKKELQHLFDYKIFVETDFEIARERGSSREAKNFWNKEKAERMFLQRYHAACHMYIEEHGPKECAEVVLINNDIEAPKVLFKSL; encoded by the coding sequence TTGAATCGTCAAACTATTATTCGTGAGATTGTAGAGCGTATATTCATGGTTAAATTAGATCATCCCTTAAGAGTCGGTGTTAGTGGTATAACAGCTTCTGGGAAAACAACATTTGCAAATGAGTTACAGAAAGAAATTCATTTGCAGGGAGGAAAAGCTGTTCGAACAAGTATAGATAATTTCCATAATCCAAGAATAGTTAGATATTCACAAGGTAAGGAATCGGCTAAAGGATATTATGAAGATGCTCATGATTATAAGGCATTTGCTGAGCGGTTATTGATTCCGTTAGGGCCTGGTGGTGATATGCGATATGATATGAGATCACATGATTTAGAAACGGATATGTATATTGAACCAGATCCCATACTTGCTTCAAAAGACATGGTATTTATAATTGATGGTACTCTTTTATTAAAAAAAGAGTTGCAACATTTATTTGATTATAAAATATTCGTAGAAACGGATTTTGAAATTGCGAGAGAACGTGGTTCGAGTCGAGAAGCAAAAAACTTTTGGAATAAAGAAAAGGCAGAGAGAATGTTTTTACAAAGGTATCACGCTGCTTGTCATATGTATATAGAAGAGCATGGACCGAAGGAATGTGCAGAGGTAGTTTTAATTAATAATGATATTGAAGCACCGAAGGTTTTATTTAAGAGTTTGTGA
- the pyrH gene encoding UMP kinase, whose translation MKPYKRVLIKLSGGALADQDGNSFGSKRLEHIATEILSIVDLGIEVSLVVGGGNIFRGNLAEEWGIDRVEADNIGTLGTIINSLMLRGVLTSKTDKEVRVMTSIPFTAVAEPYIRLRAVHHLDKGYIVIFGGGNGQPFVTTDYPSVQRAIEMNSDAILVAKQGVDGVFTSDPKRNKSAKMYRHLNYNDVVRNNIKVMDQSALLLARDYHLPAHIFNFDEPGVMKKICLGEHIGTLINHELTELVEEK comes from the coding sequence ATGAAACCATACAAACGTGTTCTAATTAAATTAAGTGGTGGTGCTTTAGCTGATCAAGATGGAAATAGTTTCGGTTCCAAACGTTTAGAACATATCGCAACGGAGATTTTATCAATCGTCGATTTAGGTATTGAAGTTTCTCTTGTCGTTGGTGGAGGAAACATTTTCAGAGGAAACTTAGCTGAAGAATGGGGGATTGATCGCGTTGAAGCAGACAATATAGGGACATTAGGTACAATTATTAATAGTCTCATGCTGCGCGGTGTATTAACAAGTAAGACAGATAAAGAAGTACGCGTTATGACATCTATCCCCTTTACAGCCGTGGCAGAACCCTACATCCGTTTACGGGCTGTTCATCATTTAGATAAAGGGTATATCGTTATCTTTGGCGGCGGGAATGGGCAACCGTTCGTTACGACAGATTATCCGAGTGTCCAGCGAGCAATCGAAATGAATAGCGATGCCATTTTAGTTGCAAAACAAGGTGTAGACGGTGTTTTTACAAGTGACCCAAAACGAAATAAATCAGCAAAAATGTATCGTCATTTAAATTATAATGATGTCGTTCGAAACAATATAAAAGTGATGGATCAATCAGCCTTATTACTTGCTCGCGACTACCATTTACCAGCTCATATCTTTAATTTTGATGAACCTGGAGTTATGAAAAAAATATGCTTAGGTGAGCATATTGGCACATTAATTAATCATGAGTTAACGGAACTCGTAGAAGAAAAGTGA
- a CDS encoding cation:dicarboxylate symporter family transporter: MKKFGLATQIFVALVLGIVVGAIFYGNKTAISYITPIGDIFIHLIKMIVVPIVISALIVAVAGVGDMKKLGKLGGKTILYFEIITTIAILMGLIAANVFHPGTGVDMNNLQQSDISSYKQTADATEKKGFAETIVHIVPKNVFESIAQGDLLPIIFFSVLFGLGVAAIGEKGKPVFNFFEGVLEAMFWVTNQVMKFAPFGVFALIAVTVAKFGVATLLPLGKLVLAVYVTVILFVIVVLGINARMVGINIFTLMKVLKEELILSFTTASSEAVLPNIMRKMEEFGCPKAVASFVIPTGYTFNLTGSAIYQALAALFVAQMYGVHMPLTQQITLLFVLMLTSKGMAGVPGASFVVVLATLGSMGLPLEGIALIAGIDRILDMIRSSVNVLGNALAAIVMSKWEGEFDHEKAKQYVETVKQTEAA, from the coding sequence ATGAAAAAATTCGGATTAGCAACACAGATTTTTGTTGCACTTGTCTTAGGGATTGTAGTAGGGGCAATCTTTTATGGCAATAAAACAGCAATTTCTTATATCACACCAATTGGGGATATATTTATCCATTTAATTAAAATGATTGTAGTACCGATCGTTATTTCAGCGCTGATTGTTGCAGTAGCTGGTGTAGGGGATATGAAAAAGCTCGGAAAATTAGGCGGTAAGACGATTCTCTATTTTGAAATTATCACAACAATCGCGATCTTAATGGGATTAATCGCAGCAAACGTGTTCCATCCAGGAACGGGTGTTGATATGAATAACTTACAGCAAAGTGATATTTCATCATATAAACAGACGGCTGATGCAACAGAGAAAAAAGGTTTTGCAGAAACGATTGTTCACATCGTACCAAAGAACGTATTTGAATCAATTGCACAAGGAGACTTATTACCGATTATTTTCTTCTCTGTGTTATTTGGTTTAGGAGTTGCAGCAATTGGGGAAAAAGGAAAACCGGTGTTTAATTTCTTTGAAGGTGTGCTCGAAGCGATGTTTTGGGTTACAAATCAGGTTATGAAGTTTGCGCCATTTGGTGTATTTGCACTGATTGCTGTTACGGTTGCAAAATTTGGTGTGGCAACACTACTTCCTTTAGGAAAATTAGTGCTAGCTGTGTATGTAACTGTTATACTATTTGTTATTGTTGTATTAGGTATTAATGCACGAATGGTAGGGATAAACATTTTTACATTAATGAAAGTTTTAAAAGAAGAACTTATTCTTTCGTTTACAACAGCAAGTTCAGAAGCTGTTTTACCTAATATAATGAGAAAAATGGAAGAGTTCGGTTGTCCGAAGGCAGTTGCTTCTTTCGTTATTCCAACAGGGTATACATTTAATTTAACTGGTTCGGCTATTTACCAAGCATTAGCAGCATTGTTCGTCGCTCAAATGTATGGAGTGCACATGCCATTAACGCAGCAGATTACATTGTTATTTGTTCTCATGCTGACGTCAAAAGGAATGGCAGGAGTTCCAGGTGCTTCATTTGTTGTTGTATTAGCAACATTAGGTTCAATGGGATTACCGTTAGAAGGTATCGCGTTAATTGCTGGTATCGACCGCATTTTAGATATGATTCGCTCATCTGTCAATGTATTAGGGAATGCATTAGCGGCCATCGTGATGTCGAAGTGGGAAGGCGAATTTGATCATGAGAAAGCGAAACAATATGTAGAAACAGTCAAACAAACAGAAGCAGCATAA
- the aspA gene encoding aspartate ammonia-lyase codes for MATLTETTKNVRIEKDFLGEKEVPTHAYYGVQTMRAVENFPITGYKIHEGLIKALAIVKKAAALANTDVGRLELKKGGAIAEAAQEILEGKWHDHFIVDPIQGGAGTSMNMNANEVIANRALELLEMEKGDYHYISPNSHVNMAQSTNDAFPTAIHIATLNALEVLLQTMGYMHDVFELKAEQFDHVIKMGRTHLQDAVPIRLGQEFKAYARVIGRDMKRIQQSRQHLYEVNMGATAVGTGLNADPEYIEAVVKHLASISELPLVGAEDLVDATQNTDAYTEVSAALKVCMMNMSKIANDLRLMASGPRVGLAEIMLPARQPGSSIMPGKVNPVMPEVINQIAFQVIGNDHTICLASEAGQLELNVMEPVLVFNLLQSISIMNNGFRAFTDNCLKGIEANEGHLKEYVEKSVGIITAVNPHIGYEAAARVAKEAIATGQSVRELCLKNGVLSQEELDLILDPYEMTHPGIAGATLLKKN; via the coding sequence GTGGCAACATTAACTGAAACTACAAAAAATGTACGAATTGAAAAAGATTTTTTAGGTGAAAAAGAAGTGCCAACGCATGCTTATTATGGAGTTCAAACGATGCGTGCTGTAGAAAACTTTCCAATTACAGGGTATAAAATCCATGAAGGTTTAATTAAAGCTTTAGCAATTGTAAAAAAAGCAGCCGCGCTGGCGAACACTGATGTAGGAAGATTGGAACTGAAAAAAGGTGGCGCAATTGCCGAAGCAGCACAAGAGATTCTTGAAGGGAAATGGCATGATCATTTTATCGTGGATCCGATTCAAGGCGGAGCAGGAACTTCTATGAATATGAATGCGAATGAAGTCATTGCCAATCGTGCCCTTGAATTATTAGAAATGGAAAAGGGAGACTATCATTATATTAGTCCAAATAGCCACGTGAATATGGCACAATCAACAAATGATGCATTTCCAACAGCAATTCATATTGCGACATTAAATGCACTAGAAGTGTTACTACAAACAATGGGCTATATGCATGATGTATTCGAATTAAAAGCAGAGCAATTTGACCATGTGATTAAAATGGGGCGCACACATTTACAAGATGCTGTACCAATTCGTCTTGGACAAGAATTTAAAGCATATGCTCGTGTAATTGGGCGTGATATGAAACGAATTCAGCAATCCCGTCAACATTTATATGAAGTAAATATGGGAGCAACAGCAGTTGGTACAGGATTAAATGCGGATCCTGAGTATATTGAAGCGGTGGTAAAACATTTAGCTTCAATTAGTGAACTACCTCTTGTTGGAGCGGAAGATTTAGTAGATGCAACGCAAAATACAGATGCATATACGGAAGTATCAGCTGCACTGAAAGTATGTATGATGAACATGTCCAAAATCGCGAATGATTTACGCTTAATGGCATCTGGTCCACGTGTTGGACTTGCAGAAATTATGCTTCCAGCTCGTCAACCAGGTTCATCTATTATGCCAGGGAAAGTAAACCCTGTTATGCCAGAAGTGATTAATCAAATCGCGTTCCAAGTAATCGGTAATGATCATACGATTTGTCTTGCGTCAGAGGCGGGTCAATTAGAGCTAAACGTTATGGAGCCAGTACTTGTTTTCAACTTACTTCAATCGATTAGTATTATGAATAACGGTTTCCGTGCCTTTACAGATAATTGTCTAAAAGGAATTGAAGCAAATGAAGGACACTTGAAAGAATATGTTGAGAAAAGTGTAGGAATTATTACGGCAGTGAATCCACATATTGGTTATGAAGCAGCGGCTCGCGTTGCTAAAGAAGCAATTGCGACAGGGCAATCTGTTAGGGAGCTTTGCTTAAAAAATGGTGTGCTGTCACAAGAAGAGTTAGATTTAATTTTAGATCCATATGAAATGACACATCCGGGGATTGCGGGAGCAACTCTTTTAAAGAAAAATTAA
- the malS gene encoding oxaloacetate-decarboxylating malate dehydrogenase has product MNKGRDGMSKFTVTSNGVLETTLRGVEVLATPLLNKGVAFTEEEREELGLKGLLPPAVLTLDEQARRAYEQFCSQPDDLLKNVYLTALHDRNEVLFYRLLTDHLREMLPIVYTPTVGVAIQRYSHEYRKPRGVYLSINDPSGIEEAFSNIGATAENIDLVVVTDGEGILGIGDWGVGGINIAIGKLAVYTAAVGIDPSRVLPVILDVGTNREDLLSNPFYIGNRHPRITGEAYDTFIDTFVKAVCNKFPKALLHWEDFSSRNARKILDKYRDHVCTFNDDIQGTGAVSLAAVLSAVKTSGVPLCEHRVVVFGAGTAGIGIADQVRDAMVRAGLSEKEANERFWCIDRNGLLTDNMEGLLDFQLPYTRMESEVNEWKQSETVGLAEVVKHVQPTILIGTSTVAGAFTEEIVKEMASHVERPIILPMSNPTPLAEAKPVDLIHWTEGRALVATGSPFEPVTYDGVTYVIGQSNNALIFPGLGLGTIVVRASVMTDGMFAAAAEAVASMVDTSQPGAPILPEVEELRNISEIVAIEVAKAAVAEGVTREEFSDNDIREAVKEAMWQPEYRQVKAAKQVTI; this is encoded by the coding sequence ATAAATAAAGGTAGGGATGGTATGAGTAAATTTACAGTTACCTCTAATGGTGTATTAGAAACGACATTAAGAGGAGTAGAAGTATTAGCTACACCACTTTTAAATAAAGGGGTTGCTTTTACAGAAGAAGAAAGAGAAGAACTAGGGCTAAAAGGGTTATTACCACCTGCGGTATTAACATTGGATGAACAAGCACGCCGTGCGTATGAACAGTTTTGTTCACAGCCAGACGATTTATTAAAAAACGTATATTTAACAGCACTCCATGATCGTAATGAAGTGTTATTTTATCGTTTACTTACAGATCATTTACGTGAGATGCTTCCAATTGTGTACACGCCAACTGTTGGTGTAGCCATTCAAAGATATAGTCATGAGTATCGTAAACCACGTGGAGTGTATTTATCCATAAATGATCCTTCTGGCATAGAAGAAGCGTTTTCTAACATTGGTGCAACAGCTGAAAATATTGATTTAGTTGTTGTAACAGATGGTGAAGGAATATTAGGAATTGGTGACTGGGGTGTTGGTGGTATTAATATTGCTATTGGGAAGTTAGCAGTTTATACAGCAGCAGTTGGAATCGATCCTAGTCGTGTATTACCTGTTATTTTAGATGTTGGTACGAACCGTGAGGATCTTTTAAGTAATCCGTTTTATATTGGAAACCGTCATCCTCGTATAACTGGCGAGGCCTATGATACATTTATCGATACATTTGTAAAAGCTGTATGTAACAAGTTTCCAAAAGCATTGTTGCACTGGGAAGACTTTAGCTCACGCAATGCACGTAAAATTTTAGACAAATATCGTGATCATGTATGTACATTTAATGATGATATTCAAGGAACTGGTGCAGTTTCACTTGCAGCTGTATTATCAGCAGTGAAAACTTCAGGTGTCCCACTTTGTGAACACCGAGTTGTTGTCTTTGGAGCTGGTACAGCTGGAATTGGAATCGCTGATCAAGTGCGAGATGCGATGGTTCGTGCTGGGCTATCAGAGAAAGAAGCAAACGAGCGCTTCTGGTGTATTGACCGTAATGGTTTACTTACAGATAATATGGAAGGTCTTCTTGATTTCCAACTCCCATATACACGTATGGAATCTGAAGTGAACGAATGGAAGCAAAGTGAAACGGTTGGGCTTGCAGAAGTTGTGAAACATGTACAACCAACAATTTTAATTGGTACATCAACAGTAGCTGGTGCATTTACAGAAGAAATTGTAAAAGAAATGGCTTCTCATGTAGAACGACCAATTATTTTACCAATGTCGAATCCAACACCGCTTGCAGAAGCAAAACCGGTAGATTTAATACATTGGACAGAAGGACGGGCACTTGTGGCAACTGGAAGCCCATTTGAGCCAGTTACATATGATGGTGTTACGTATGTAATCGGACAATCAAATAATGCGCTTATCTTCCCAGGGCTTGGTCTTGGAACAATTGTTGTTCGTGCGAGTGTAATGACAGATGGTATGTTTGCAGCAGCAGCAGAAGCAGTGGCAAGCATGGTAGATACAAGTCAACCAGGAGCACCTATTCTTCCGGAGGTAGAAGAACTACGTAACATCTCAGAGATAGTAGCAATTGAAGTAGCTAAAGCAGCAGTTGCTGAAGGGGTTACTCGTGAGGAATTCAGTGATAACGATATCAGAGAAGCTGTTAAAGAGGCAATGTGGCAACCTGAATATCGCCAAGTAAAAGCAGCTAAACAGGTAACAATATAG
- a CDS encoding ATP-binding protein yields MASLNWNQLWKKDMSLLIILILIVPIAGELNFHPFNDTFRVSFGTPIFFFLLLFLRKIPAAVAGVFVGLSVVGVRICLDWMLQGSFHITDSFYLRYPVFFYYFVYGSLFSLCRVNKFHQKPFIIGCLGITIEIIASMSELTFYHVLVLGTTITISEINKLIIIAVFRSFFALGFLNMMSLYETKLKEAQVRKENEKMLMHLSNLYVESVHLKKTLQNAELITQEAYQLYRNLQASNDAGGIEIHSKKVLKIAGEVHEIKKDNQRIFAGLSKLLLDKNLSEYIEGHELTEMIVRINEKYAQLLGKEITFSKNIEGEHEEYHVYTVLSILNNLVANAVEAIENTGTIIIKTYKQERNIMFEVIDDGPGISPKYKKLVFKPGFTSKYDQTGTPSTGIGLSYIKEMVTELGGEVNLQCRESGRGCKFIVRLPESSLTREGE; encoded by the coding sequence GTGGCATCTTTGAATTGGAATCAATTGTGGAAGAAAGATATGTCCCTTTTAATTATTTTAATATTAATTGTTCCAATTGCCGGAGAATTAAATTTTCATCCGTTTAATGATACCTTTCGTGTAAGTTTTGGGACGCCAATCTTTTTCTTTTTATTGTTATTTTTACGTAAAATACCAGCGGCAGTAGCCGGTGTATTCGTCGGGTTATCGGTGGTAGGAGTTCGGATTTGTCTTGATTGGATGCTACAAGGGTCTTTTCATATAACTGATTCTTTTTATTTGCGTTATCCAGTGTTCTTTTATTATTTTGTGTATGGAAGTCTTTTTTCATTATGTAGAGTGAATAAATTTCATCAGAAACCATTTATAATAGGGTGCCTTGGGATTACAATTGAGATTATAGCAAGTATGTCAGAACTTACTTTTTATCATGTTTTAGTGCTTGGTACAACAATTACGATTTCTGAAATAAATAAATTGATTATTATCGCTGTTTTTCGAAGCTTCTTTGCCCTTGGTTTCTTAAATATGATGAGTCTATATGAAACGAAATTAAAGGAAGCACAAGTCCGGAAAGAAAATGAAAAAATGTTAATGCATCTTTCTAACTTATATGTGGAATCTGTTCATTTAAAAAAGACACTTCAAAATGCAGAATTAATTACACAAGAAGCATATCAATTATATCGAAATTTACAAGCTAGTAATGATGCAGGTGGCATAGAAATACATAGTAAAAAAGTATTAAAAATTGCTGGGGAAGTACACGAAATAAAAAAAGACAATCAAAGAATTTTTGCGGGGTTATCAAAGCTTTTATTAGATAAAAATCTTTCTGAATACATAGAAGGTCATGAGTTGACAGAAATGATTGTCAGGATAAATGAGAAGTACGCCCAGCTATTAGGGAAAGAGATAACATTTTCTAAAAACATAGAAGGTGAGCATGAGGAATATCATGTTTATACTGTATTGTCGATATTAAATAATTTAGTGGCAAATGCTGTTGAAGCAATTGAGAACACTGGTACAATTATAATAAAGACATATAAACAAGAAAGAAATATAATGTTTGAAGTAATAGATGATGGTCCCGGTATTTCACCAAAATATAAAAAACTCGTATTTAAACCAGGTTTTACGTCGAAGTATGATCAAACAGGTACACCATCTACAGGAATTGGTCTTTCTTATATAAAAGAGATGGTTACAGAACTTGGGGGAGAAGTGAATCTGCAATGCAGGGAGAGCGGCAGAGGATGCAAGTTTATTGTCCGTTTACCAGAGTCTAGTTTAACGCGAGAGGGGGAATAG